AGCTGGGTGCGACTTACGTGCAGTTCAACCCCTGCGTTGAACCCGTCGACTTTAAACAAACTGCGCCACAATTCTGGCAGGATAAGACCATTCCCGTGACCGGCAGCCGACGCGCCCGTCCCGGCGACCTTGACGCCATCGTCACCGACTGGTCTGTCGACCCACAGGACTGGGGCAACTTTCTGATCGCCGTATTTGAAGAGTGGGTTAACAACGATCTGGGCCGCGTACAGGTCAACCTGTTTGAAACAGCCGTCGCCCAGACGATGGGAATGCCGGCGCAAATCTGCACCCATTCGGAGTTCTGCGGTAAGGGGCTGGCTATCGAGAAAAACGGCGATATCTACTCCTGTGACCATTACGTCTACCCGGAATACCAGATTGGTAACATTGAACAGACCCGCCTGGCGCACATGGCCTTTTCCGAGCGGCAGCAGGCCTTCGGTATGGGCAAATGCGACACACTGCCGAAATATTGCAAAGCCTGCCCGTACCTGAAGCTGTGCTGGGGCGAGTGCCCGAAAAACCGCATCGTCCGCACACCAGATGGTGAAGAGGGGCTCAACTATCTTTGCCCTGGTATCAAAGCCTTTTTCAATTACGCCGAACCCATGCTGGTGGGCATATCCACATTACTGAAACGCGACTTTACAGGGCTACGTCAATGATCAACCGGGAGAAGTTATTACAGCTTGAGCAGCGGATGAACCAACAGGTGCTGGGGCAGGAAGAGCTGATACGCATGCTGATTATCGCCCTGCTCTGTGACGGCCACGTGCTGCTGGAAGGCCTGCCGGGGCTCGCAAAAACCCGTGCAGTGCGCGAACTTGCGCGCCATGTGGAGGGCGAATACCGCCGGATCCAGTTTACGCCAGACCTGTTACCCTCCGACATTACCGGTAGCGAAATTTACCAGCAGAACGCCACCCGGGAAGAGGATCAGTTCCGTTTCCGCCCCGGGCCGGTTTTCGGCAACATTATCCTGGCGGATGAAATCAACCGGGCCTCGGCACGCGTGCAGTCCGCACTGCTGGAGGCGATGGAAGAGCATCACGTCACGGTCGCGGGGAAAACCTGGCCCCTGCCCGGTCTATTTATGGTGCTCGCCACCCAAAACCCCGTTGACCAGGAGGGCACCTGGCCACTGCCGGAAGCGCAGCTTGACCGTTTCCTGATGAAAGTGCTGGTGCACTACCCCTCAAAAGAAAACGAACAGAAAGTCATGCAGCTGGTACGCGCCGAGCAGCAGCAAAAGTATCAGCAGCTGACACAGAGCGCGGCAGATACCCCGCAGTTCACGGAAACGCTGATGCTCAGCCAGCAGGAGATCGCCGCCTGCTGGCAGGCAATTTCCGCCATTCATGTCTCACCAACGGTCGAAAATTACATCGTGAATCTGGTGGATTTGAGCCGCCATCCGCAAATGGTGAGCGATACGCTGGCCGGTTACCTTACGTTCGGTATCAGCCCGCGCGGCACGCTGGCACTGGAGCGCTGCGGGCGCGCCCAGGCCTGGCTGGAGGGACGTGATGCGGTACTACCAGAGGACGTCAAAAAAGTCGCACCCGCGGTTCTGCGCCATCGCCTGATGCTCAGCTACCAGGCCAGCGCCGATAATTGCACACCGGATGACGCCGTGCGCATGTTGCTTGACGCAGTGGTGGCGTAATGAGCCGCGCCGTTCGCATCGACCGTGACAGTCTGATGGCGCTCGCGCCACAGGCCCGGGCGATTATCAACCCGCCAGGGCAGATCCCACCCGGGGCGCTCGCGGGTGAGAGAGTGTCGCGCCAGCAAGGGCGCGGACTGAATTTTGACAGCCTGCGCCGCTACCAGCCCGGCGACGATGTACGCCTGATTGACTGGCAGGCCACCGCCCGGATGCGCACACCGTGGATTCGGCTCTATAACGAAGAAAAAGAGCGCCCGGTTTTTCTGCTGGTTGACCAGCGGCTGAATATGTTTTTTTCCACCTGCGGGCAGACCAAATCAGTCGCCGCGGCCAGTATCGCCGGGCTGCTGGCCTGGCGCAGCCTGCACGACGGCGATCGCCTGGGTGGCGCGGTATTTGGTGACCGTGATTACGCCCTGCGTAAATGCCGCTCTCCGACCAGCACCCTCCCCGTTTTTTTCGACGATCTGGTGCGCTACAACCACCGTGTAGCGGACGATTATCCCCATGAAAAGCCCGGCGCCCTGTCACTGGCGGCAATTCTGCGCCACAGCCTGCCGCTGGTTCCGGCTGGCTGCTGGGTGGCATTGATCAGCGATTTTCACGATCTGGATAACGAATGCGACGCCCTGCTGGCGGCGCTGCGCCGTCGCGGCGAAGTGAGCGCCTTCGTAACACTTGACGATCTGCACTTACGCCTGCCCTCTCACGGGCGGCTCGCCGCCCGCTACGCAGGGCAGGAGACCACCTTCTCCCTCTCCCCCTCGCTACAGAACGGCGTTAAGCAGAGCGTAACGGCGCGTCTGGCGGCCCAGGCGTCGCGCCTTACCCGCCTCGGCGTACAGGTGAATCAGATCGTCGTCGGCGGGGATCTGCTCAGACAATTGCAACAAGGGGTGTAGATGCTGGAGAAAGGATTTACGGTACCCAACCTGGCTGAGCCCGTGCTCCCCGAAGCGCCCTCCTGGCTGCCACTGCCACCGGGATGGCTGATTCTGGGTAGCGCGCTGCTACTTGTACTGCTGATTTTCCTGCTTATCCGCGTCGCCAGATGGCGGCGAAATCTGTGGCGACGGCAGGCTCTGCACGCCCTCACCAGGCCGCAGACGGCCGACGACTGGCTACTGCTGATCAAGCGCGTGTTGCTGGTGCACCATCCCCGCGAGCAGATTAGCGCCGCGCTCAATCCGGATGACTGGCTGCAGGGAGTCCCCCTTGACGACGCGCTGCGCCATGCGCTCAGCCGTCGCTACTGCCAGGCAGACAATCTGCTGAACGACACAGACACCGCACGGCTGCGCATGCAGCTGCGCAGCTGGATCGAGGAGTTGCCCCATGTCTGACGCTCTCGCCCGCGTGGCTTTCGCCTGGCCCTGGGCCTGGCTACTGCTTTTATTGCCACTGGCTGGCCGCTTTTTTATGGCCAAAGAGCGGTCGCTGAAAGAGTTCGTGCGGGTCCCCTTTCTGCCCGCGCTTATCGAATCGCTGCAGCCCGACAACCAGCCCGCACGCAGCGGGAAAATGGCGACAGGCGCATTCTGGGTTATCTGGGCGCTGCTGGTTTGTGCCCTCGCCCGTCCGGAGTTTCTCACTACGCCGCAGCATATCGAAAAGCCAATGCGCAACATTATGCTGATTCTCGACGTTTCCGGTTCGATGGAGAAGAACGACGTTGCGGGCGGTATCAGCCGGTTACAGGCGGTGCAGGCATCAGTGAAAAAGTTCGTTGCGGCCCGCAAGTCTGACCGCATCGGTCTGGTGATTTTCGCCAACAGCGCCTGGCCGTTCGCGCCGGTCAGTGAAGATAAGCAGGCGTTGCAGACACGTATCGACCAGCTGTCTCCCGGAATGGCAGGCCAGCAGACAGCGATAGGCGACGCGCTGGGGGTCACGGTCAAACTCTTTGACCAGGCAGGCGACAACGAAGCCAGCCGTCTGGCGATTTTACTGACCGATGGTAACGACACTGCCTCGCAGCTTCCCCCACGCCTGGCCGCACAACTGGCGGCCAGCCACCATGTGCAGGTTCACACCATTGCTTTTGGCGATACGAAAAGCAGTGGCGACGATAAAGTGGATCTGCCGCTGCTGCAGGAAATAGCCCGCACGACTGGCGGGCGGTCATGGACTGCCGAAAACAGCGGCGCCTCACTGGATGCCGTGTGGCAGGAGATTGACGCCATCACCCCGGTTCAGGTGAAAAGCATCGGCTGGTCGTGGCGCGTTCCGCTATTCGCCTGGCCGCTGGCCGCCGCGTTGCTCCTGCTGCTGGCCTTTACGCTGGCCCGTCTGTTCAGGGAGAAAACCGCATGAGCGATTTCCATTTTTTATATCCCTGGCGTTTGCTATGGCTTATCCCGTGTGTGGCGCTGTGGTGGCTGCCCTCCGCTGGCGGCAGTGCCTGGTCACGCATTATGGATAAACCGCTGGCAAAAGCACTGATTGTCGGACGCCAGCGCAAAATCACCCGCGTACTACCGTGGATCTTTATTCTGGGCGCCGTGGCACTGGCCGGGCCAAGCTGGCAACGTCAGTTGCCCGCCGCCCTGACACCGCAGAGCAATGTGATGGTCATTTTGCAGCAAGACACGGCCATGCTGGCGGGCGATCTGGCCCCCAGCCGCCATCAGCGTATGCAGAATAAGATAATGTCATTGACAGAGCGCATGCCCGGCACCCGCTTTGGCCTGGTGGTCTATAACACCGGCGCGTGGCTGACAACGCCACTGACGGTCGACAGCGCATTCTACTCGCTCTTTTTACATGCACAATCTCCTGCCCTGTTACCGGCAGGCGAAGGCTCCGGACTCCGCCACGCGGTCGATCTGGCGCTGAAAAATATGCCTTCCGCACCACGCAGTATCATTGTGGTGGCAGATACCCTAAGCGCTGAAGACGCCCGCTGGCTCGCCAGCCAGCAGACCCCCCTGCAACTCTGGGTTCCGGGGACAGCCGACGGCGGCGCGCTGCCGGAGAAATACGCCGCCAGCGCCACCGACACCCGGCTTAACATCGCCCGTTTTCAGACGGTACGCGATAGCGGCGTTCCGGTGACACTGGTCACGGCAGATGAGAGCGATCTGCCGGTGATCCAGAGCCATATTGAACAGAGCGTTACCGCACAGAACAACGCACGCAGCGACCTGCACTGGCGTAACGATGGCTGGATAGTCATCATCCCGCTACTCGCAATAGTGCTGGTCTGGCGGCGGCAGCTCTTTTGCTGGCTGCTGGTCGCCCCGCTATTGCTGTGGCAGCCCGAAAGCCAGGCGGCCTGGCTGGATGCATGGATAAGCCCTGATATTCAGGGGCAGCACGCCTTCTCCCGCGGCGAGTATGAGGCTGCCGCCCGGCGTTTCGCGGATCCGCTGAGAGCGGGGATCGCCTGGTACCGTGCAGGGAACTATCCCGCGGCGACGGTAGCGTTTCGCCAGGCGCCGCAAACACCCGAAGCCCTACTCTGGACGGGCAATAGCTATGCGCAGCAAAAAGAGTGGCAGCAGGCCCTGAACAGCTACGATCGGGCGTTAAGCCTGCGACCGGACTGGCAACTGGCACAGGGAAACCGGGCAAAAATCGCCGCCATCATCATGAAACTGCGCCAGAAAGAGCGCGATCGCCAGTCGGCTCAGGGCGAAGAGCAGGATTACAAGCCCGATGCCATCAGGCACGATCTGAAGCCGGATCAGGGGGTGAAACAGCAGGATATTCAGCCCGTGGCGGGCGGCAATCCACAAATTAACCAGTGGTATGAAAACCTTGCCGTCTCCCCGGCGGGCCTGCTGGAAAACCTCTACCGCACGCAGCCAGGAGACGCCCAATGAAACTGCTCTGGTTATTGCTGATTGCTGTTCTGCCCTGTCAGGCGGCGATGACTATCACGCGCGAACTGATTGCGCCGGAGCATGTGGCCCCCGGCCAGCCAGTACGCGTCGCCGTGACCTTCTGGACTGATACCTGGTTCAATCCGCCACCCGAATGGCCGGATTTCCCGGTGGAGAATGGCACATTGCTGACTACCGCATCGCCAAATCAACTGCTCACCCGCCGTGAAGGCAGCACCAGCTGGAGCGGCGTGCGGATGGAGCGGCAGATAGCCGCATGGGATCAGGGCATGTTGCGGTTACCGGCGACAGAGATCACCCTTTCTGGCGCGGGACAGGCACCGGTAACGGTTCCGCTGCCCGCGCTGGAAAAAGCAGTGACCTGGCCGGAGGACGTGCAGCAGCCCGACCATTTTCTGCCCGCCTCCGGGCTGTCACTCAGCCAGAAAATAAATCTCTATCACAGCAGTGGTGATAACACACTGCGGGCCGGTGATGTTGTTGAACGTGTCGTTACCGTGCGGGCAAGTGACGTGGCAGCTGCGCAGATTCCACCGCTGCTCTACGCCATTGCCGGGACGCACACTCAGCGTCTGACGCCGGTGAGCCAGCCGATAACCACCGGGCGCGGAGAGACGACAGGCACGCAACGGACAGAAACTCTGCGCTATCTGCCAGTGGACGCGGGCGTCGTCACGCTGCCGCCTGTCCGGCTACGCTGGTGGGATACCACACATCAGCAGTGGCAGGTCGCCGAACTGCCCGGTAGCACCTACCCGGTGGCAGCTCCGAAGGCAGCAGGAGCTGAAGCGGCGCTGCGTGGGGAGATTCACACCCCCGCCTGGCTGACGACCCTGCAGGCCGCCGCCGTGATCGCTGCCGCCTGGTTGCTCTTTTTCTTTCGCCGCGCGTTACTGCGCAGCGGCCGTTTTCTCTTTCGCCGGTGGCATCGTTTCTGGCATCCCCTTTCGCTGCCGGGACAAATCCCGGAAAACAGGAGTAAATAATGAAACGCACGTTGATTGCAGCTCTGCTACTCAGCCTCTGTGGCACCGCCGCCGCAGACCCGCTCTCCGCATGGAACGATACGGCATCGAAGCGCGCCATTGAGGCGTGGGTTCAGAATGCCACTAAACCCGGCAGTGACACCTTTATCCCGCCGGAAAAACGCTACGTGGTGTTTGATAATGACGGCACCCTGTGGCCGGAAGCACCGCTCACTTTCCAGATCCAGTTCGCGCTGGATGAGATAAAACGGCTTGCCCCCGAACACCCGGAGTGGGCGAAAGATCCGCTGCTCAGCGCGGTGATGAAAGGCGACACCAAAACTATCGCCGCTGCCAGTCAAAAGGGGCTGATG
This Shimwellia blattae DSM 4481 = NBRC 105725 DNA region includes the following protein-coding sequences:
- a CDS encoding VWA domain-containing protein, with product MSDALARVAFAWPWAWLLLLLPLAGRFFMAKERSLKEFVRVPFLPALIESLQPDNQPARSGKMATGAFWVIWALLVCALARPEFLTTPQHIEKPMRNIMLILDVSGSMEKNDVAGGISRLQAVQASVKKFVAARKSDRIGLVIFANSAWPFAPVSEDKQALQTRIDQLSPGMAGQQTAIGDALGVTVKLFDQAGDNEASRLAILLTDGNDTASQLPPRLAAQLAASHHVQVHTIAFGDTKSSGDDKVDLPLLQEIARTTGGRSWTAENSGASLDAVWQEIDAITPVQVKSIGWSWRVPLFAWPLAAALLLLLAFTLARLFREKTA
- a CDS encoding AAA family ATPase, which codes for MINREKLLQLEQRMNQQVLGQEELIRMLIIALLCDGHVLLEGLPGLAKTRAVRELARHVEGEYRRIQFTPDLLPSDITGSEIYQQNATREEDQFRFRPGPVFGNIILADEINRASARVQSALLEAMEEHHVTVAGKTWPLPGLFMVLATQNPVDQEGTWPLPEAQLDRFLMKVLVHYPSKENEQKVMQLVRAEQQQKYQQLTQSAADTPQFTETLMLSQQEIAACWQAISAIHVSPTVENYIVNLVDLSRHPQMVSDTLAGYLTFGISPRGTLALERCGRAQAWLEGRDAVLPEDVKKVAPAVLRHRLMLSYQASADNCTPDDAVRMLLDAVVA
- a CDS encoding BatD family protein, with amino-acid sequence MKLLWLLLIAVLPCQAAMTITRELIAPEHVAPGQPVRVAVTFWTDTWFNPPPEWPDFPVENGTLLTTASPNQLLTRREGSTSWSGVRMERQIAAWDQGMLRLPATEITLSGAGQAPVTVPLPALEKAVTWPEDVQQPDHFLPASGLSLSQKINLYHSSGDNTLRAGDVVERVVTVRASDVAAAQIPPLLYAIAGTHTQRLTPVSQPITTGRGETTGTQRTETLRYLPVDAGVVTLPPVRLRWWDTTHQQWQVAELPGSTYPVAAPKAAGAEAALRGEIHTPAWLTTLQAAAVIAAAWLLFFFRRALLRSGRFLFRRWHRFWHPLSLPGQIPENRSK
- a CDS encoding tetratricopeptide repeat protein, which translates into the protein MSDFHFLYPWRLLWLIPCVALWWLPSAGGSAWSRIMDKPLAKALIVGRQRKITRVLPWIFILGAVALAGPSWQRQLPAALTPQSNVMVILQQDTAMLAGDLAPSRHQRMQNKIMSLTERMPGTRFGLVVYNTGAWLTTPLTVDSAFYSLFLHAQSPALLPAGEGSGLRHAVDLALKNMPSAPRSIIVVADTLSAEDARWLASQQTPLQLWVPGTADGGALPEKYAASATDTRLNIARFQTVRDSGVPVTLVTADESDLPVIQSHIEQSVTAQNNARSDLHWRNDGWIVIIPLLAIVLVWRRQLFCWLLVAPLLLWQPESQAAWLDAWISPDIQGQHAFSRGEYEAAARRFADPLRAGIAWYRAGNYPAATVAFRQAPQTPEALLWTGNSYAQQKEWQQALNSYDRALSLRPDWQLAQGNRAKIAAIIMKLRQKERDRQSAQGEEQDYKPDAIRHDLKPDQGVKQQDIQPVAGGNPQINQWYENLAVSPAGLLENLYRTQPGDAQ
- a CDS encoding DUF58 domain-containing protein, with the translated sequence MSRAVRIDRDSLMALAPQARAIINPPGQIPPGALAGERVSRQQGRGLNFDSLRRYQPGDDVRLIDWQATARMRTPWIRLYNEEKERPVFLLVDQRLNMFFSTCGQTKSVAAASIAGLLAWRSLHDGDRLGGAVFGDRDYALRKCRSPTSTLPVFFDDLVRYNHRVADDYPHEKPGALSLAAILRHSLPLVPAGCWVALISDFHDLDNECDALLAALRRRGEVSAFVTLDDLHLRLPSHGRLAARYAGQETTFSLSPSLQNGVKQSVTARLAAQASRLTRLGVQVNQIVVGGDLLRQLQQGV
- a CDS encoding DUF4381 domain-containing protein, whose translation is MLEKGFTVPNLAEPVLPEAPSWLPLPPGWLILGSALLLVLLIFLLIRVARWRRNLWRRQALHALTRPQTADDWLLLIKRVLLVHHPREQISAALNPDDWLQGVPLDDALRHALSRRYCQADNLLNDTDTARLRMQLRSWIEELPHV
- a CDS encoding anaerobic sulfatase maturase, which codes for MKYSTTLPVRALPSAEKYDGKGPEYKRRFHVMAKPTGSTCNLDCSYCFYLHKEELLHQDRHTGMSDDVLENFIHQYIDGQDGEQVVFSWQGGEPTLMGLEFFEKVVKFQKQYQKPGQRIENDLQTNGVLLNDKWAAFLKEHHFLVGLSIDGPRELHDRYRVTRSGKPTFDKVMAGVEALQRHGVPFNALVTVNRTNARFPLEVYRFVTRELGATYVQFNPCVEPVDFKQTAPQFWQDKTIPVTGSRRARPGDLDAIVTDWSVDPQDWGNFLIAVFEEWVNNDLGRVQVNLFETAVAQTMGMPAQICTHSEFCGKGLAIEKNGDIYSCDHYVYPEYQIGNIEQTRLAHMAFSERQQAFGMGKCDTLPKYCKACPYLKLCWGECPKNRIVRTPDGEEGLNYLCPGIKAFFNYAEPMLVGISTLLKRDFTGLRQ